One window of the Lepidochelys kempii isolate rLepKem1 chromosome 23, rLepKem1.hap2, whole genome shotgun sequence genome contains the following:
- the ZNF628 gene encoding zinc finger protein 628 translates to MVGAQQLEMAEMQPAPMPQPGTSDHQYECLECGKVFKWSSRLIHHQRTHTGERPYKCSECPKAFKGSSALLYHQRSHTGERPYKCADCGKAFKRSSLLQIHQSVHTGLRAFKCALCGMAFKWSSHYQYHVRQHTGERPYKCTLCEKAFKNSSSLRRHRNIHTGERPYVCAACGKAFTQSTNLRQHQRIHTGERPYQCTECPKTFTHSSNLLLHQRTHAGGRAHKCQACGKAFISDAYLQKHLQTHAVKPLAPYGEAELACTPAKLFLAPAEPVETVEMLWKCGECELTFPSEELLLGHQQSHLSPAAPAEPPIPPLYSCATCGKTFKNGSGLARHQHSHVGERPYKCSICEKTFVQLSSLLGHQRSHPAEQQLIQAEAEVTCPQTTAEPVPPPVPPEVAERPYKCTECGKAFKGSSGLRYHLRDHTGERPYKCSECGKAFKRSSLLSIHQRVHTGLRAFKCAECGLTFKWSSHYQYHLRLHTGERPYGCADCGKAFKNTSCLRRHRQLHTGERPFACLVCGKAFTQTSNLRQHQRTHTGERPYSCQECGKSFTHSSNLQLHQRTHSSERPFKCSICAKGFVMASYLQRHLRTHAAETKGEGPAPGLSAPPATQEVHIVPNLQATLNLEVGTAPSAPNSQTFLLVQTAQGLQLIPSVQQSPQKLLLLPSTQLVPTQQKVPILQNTPNFTLVPSSPVAPSNPAPRQQSKARKPAAPGNPQNIILVPGGGPALPSVQIQAMPGTQRAPVLPAGQNIIVLQNMADQAPAEVSGVQIQAQPQEVASIQLQALPPPPAEASSMQALPQPPELGSMQLQTLPQPPPAGGEEQPLPCSSALPDTVGSGPEVPGLQESQDLLVVQSGPGEELLGSGGEVGVHLETLQTEEGVQSVLVLRGADGEQTRLCVQEVENLQELPPDSGVGALAPSSGQKLFIIRSAPGEQTLQVLENVGSGSGVGRGGPAGGQPSTTSTQMVQLLPSPVPPPQELSSIQIVQTVPSVQLVHTF, encoded by the coding sequence ATGGTGGGAGCTCAGCAGCTGGAGATGGCGGAGATGCAGCCAGCGCCAATGCCGCAGCCAGGCACCAGCGACCACCAGTACGAGTGTCTGGAGTGTGGCAAGGTGTTCAAGTGGTCGTCGCGGCTGATTCACCACCAGCGCACGCACACGGGTGAGCGCCCCTACAAGTGCTCCGAGTGCCCCAAGGCCTTCAAGGGTTCGTCAGCACTGCTCTACCACCAACGCAGCCACACGGGCGAGCGCCCCTACAAGTGCGCTGACTGCGGCAAGGCCTTCAAACGCTCGTCGCTGCTGCAGATCCACCAGAGCGTGCACACGGGCCTGCGCGCCTTCAAGTGTGCTCTGTGCGGCATGGCCTTCAAGTGGTCGTCTCACTACCAGTACCACGTGCGCCAGCACACAGGCGAGCGCCCCTACAAATGTACGCTGTGTGAGAAGGCCTTCAAGAACTCCTCCAGCCTGCGGCGCCACCGCAACATCCACACGGGCGAGCGCCCCTACGTCTGCGCCGCCTGCGGCAAGGCCTTCACCCAGTCCACCAACCTGCGGCagcaccagcgcatccacacaGGCGAGCGCCCCTACCAGTGCACCGAGTGCCCCAAGACCTTCACCCACTCCTCCAATCTGCTGTTGCACCAGCGCACCCACGCCGGGGGCCGGGCCCACAAGTGCCAGGCCTGCGGCAAGGCCTTCATCTCGGACGCCTACCTGCAGAAACACCTGCAGACACACGCGGTCAAGCCGCTGGCACCCTACGGCGAAGCGGAGCTGGCCTGCACACCGGCCAAGCTCTTCCTGGCTCCAGCCGAGCCAGTAGAAACGGTGGAGATGCTGTGGAAGTGTGGGGAATGCGAGCTGACCTTCCCCAgcgaggagctgctgctgggccacCAGCAgagccacctgagccctgctgcacccgCTGAGCCACCCATCCCACCACTCTACTCCTGCGCTACCTGTGGCAAGACCTTCAAGAATGGCTCGGGCCTGGCACGCCACCAGCACAGCCATGTGGGCGAGCGCCCCTATAAGTGCTCCATCTGCGAGAAGACATTTGTGCAGCTCTCCAGTCTGCTGGGGCACCAGCGCAGCCACCCGGCCGAGCAGCAGCTCATCCAGGCTGAGGCCGAGGTCACCTGTCCCCAGACCACAGCCGAGCCGGTCCCACCCCCCGTGCCTCCCGAGGTGGCTGAGCGCCCCTACAAGTGCACCGAGTGCGGCAAGGCCTTCAAAGGCTCGTCGGGGCTGCGCTACCACCTGCGCGACCACACCGGCGAGCGCCCCTATAAGTGCTCCGAGTGCGGCAAGGCCTTCAAGCGCTCCTCGCTGCTGTCCATCCACCAGCGTGTGCACACCGGCCTGCGCGCCTTCAAGTGTGCCGAGTGCGGCCTCACCTTCAAGTGGTCGTCGCATTACCAGTACCACCTGCGCCTGCACACAGGCGAGCGCCCCTACGGCTGTGCCGACTGCGGCAAGGCCTTCAAGAACACCTCGTGCCTGCGGCGGCACCGCcagctgcacacaggcgagcgcCCCTTCGCCTGCCTGGTGTGCGGCAAGGCCTTCACCCAGACCTCCAACCTGCGGCAGCACCAGCGCACCCACACGGGCGAGCGCCCCTACAGCTGCCAGGAGTGTGGCAAGAGCTTCACCCACTCCTCCAACTTGCAGCTCCACCAGCGCACGCACTCCAGCGAGCGCCCCTTCAAGTGCTCCATCTGCGCCAAGGGCTTCGTCATGGCCTCCTACCTGCAGCGCCACCTGCGCACCCACGCTGCTGAGACCAAGGGGGAGGGCCCGGCCCCAGGCCTTTCTGCCCCGCCTGCCACCCAGGAGGTGCACATTGTGCCCAACCTGCAGGCCACCCTCAACCTGGAGGTGGGCACCGCCCCCAGTGCCCCCAACTCGCAGACCTTCCTGCTGGTGCAGACGGCTCAGGGACTGCAGCTCATCCCCAGtgtccagcagagcccccagaagctgctgcttcttcccaGCACGCAGCTGGTGCCCACGCAGCAGAAAGTGCCCATCCTCCAGAACACCCCCAATTTCACACTGGTGCCCAGCAGCCCTGTGGCCCCAAGCAATCCTGCCCCGCGCCAGCAGAGCAAGGCTAGGAAGCCGGCAGCACCTGGCAACCCTCAGAACATTATCCTGGTGCCGGGAGGTGGGCCGGCGCTGCCCAGTGTGCAGATCCAGGCGATGCCAGGCACACAGCGGGCACCAGTGCTTCCGGCTGGGCAGAACATCATCGTTCTGCAGAACATGGCTGATCAGGCCCCTGCAGAGGTGTCTGGTGTCCAGATCCAGGCTCAGCCTCAGGAGGTGGCCAGCATCCAGCTGCAGGCCCTGCCACCACCCCCTGCTGAAGCATCCAGCATGCAGGCTCTGCCTCAGCCCCCGGAACTGGGCAGCATGCAGCTGCAAACTCTGCCGCAGCCTCCCCCAGCAGGGGGTGAggagcagcccctgccctgctcctcagCCCTTCCGGACACTGTGGGTTCCGGGCCAGAGGTGCCAGGCCTGCAGGAGAGCCAGGACCTGCTGGTGGTGCAGAGCGGGCCAGGGGAGGAGCTGCTGGGGTCGGGTGGCGAGGTAGGTGTGCATCTGGAGACACTGCAGAcagaggagggggtgcagagtgtgCTGGTGTTGCGTGGTGCTGACGGTGAGCAGACCCGACTCTGTGTGCAGGAGGTGGAGAACCTGCAGGAACTGCCCccagacagtggggtgggggcccTGGCACCATCCTCAGGGCAGAAGCTCTTCATCATCCGCAGCGCGCCCGGTGAGCAGACCCTGCAAGTCCTGGAGAATGTGGGCTCTGGCAGTGGCGTGGGGCGAGGGGGGCCAGCTGGTGGGCAGCCCTCCACCACCAGCACCCAGATGGTACAGTTGCTGCCAAGCCCAGTGCCACCCCCACAGGAACTTTCCTCCATCCAGATTGTGCAAACGGTGCCCAGCGTGCAGCTGGTTCACACCTTCTGA